A single genomic interval of Nodosilinea sp. PGN35 harbors:
- a CDS encoding zinc metallopeptidase, with translation MFFLDPIYILLVAIPTAILTFWAQSKVKGTYRKYSQVQSTMGMTGAQVAQTILVKKGVRGVKVEPVAGELTDHYDPRAKAVRLSQGIYGSGSLSAAAVAAHECGHVLQDVEGYKFMNLRAALVPAVNLGSRLGPMLIMAGLIFNILNLAWLGVIFFATVLLFHVVTLPVEFDASRRALRLVDELGILQGEEHKGARAVLGAAALTYVATAFTAFLNLLYYIILINRRR, from the coding sequence ATGTTTTTTCTCGATCCCATCTACATCCTGCTGGTAGCTATTCCCACGGCCATCCTCACCTTCTGGGCGCAGAGTAAGGTCAAAGGCACCTACCGCAAGTACTCCCAGGTGCAGTCCACCATGGGCATGACCGGAGCCCAGGTGGCCCAAACTATTTTGGTAAAAAAGGGCGTGCGCGGCGTCAAGGTTGAGCCCGTGGCGGGCGAACTCACCGACCACTACGACCCCCGAGCCAAGGCCGTGCGTCTCTCCCAGGGTATCTACGGTTCGGGTTCTCTCTCGGCGGCGGCGGTGGCGGCCCACGAGTGCGGCCACGTGCTGCAAGATGTGGAAGGCTACAAGTTTATGAACCTGCGGGCGGCCCTGGTGCCCGCCGTAAACCTGGGCTCTCGTCTGGGGCCGATGCTGATTATGGCGGGGCTGATTTTTAACATTCTTAACCTGGCCTGGCTGGGGGTGATTTTCTTCGCCACGGTGCTGCTTTTCCACGTGGTCACGCTGCCGGTAGAGTTCGACGCCTCTCGCCGGGCTCTGCGTTTGGTCGATGAATTGGGTATTCTGCAAGGAGAAGAGCACAAGGGGGCGAGAGCCGTGCTCGGTGCCGCCGCTCTGACCTACGTAGCCACAGCGTTTACCGCATTTCTCAACCTGCTGTACTACATTATCTTGATCAACCGCCGCCGCTAG
- a CDS encoding RDD family protein, giving the protein MPLFNTVTIRTPESVELEFVLAGVGSRAVALTLDYLCLGAALTGLAVVYSFLLVRLLAVDTLLTIPSETVQLWITAIAALLAFFLYIGYFALFETWWYGQTPGKRYAKIRVIRDDGQPERLPQATLRSLLRPIDDILFVGFFCVLLSKTEKRLGDWLAGTLVVQIDAVTHGEVGVAERSQAIGKDLLALVDITRLSPDDCATVREFLQRRQAMSPKAKTLVGDQLARRYRDQLALATLPTEMTAETFLEALYSAYQQGK; this is encoded by the coding sequence ATGCCCCTCTTCAACACCGTCACCATTCGCACCCCCGAGAGCGTCGAGCTGGAGTTTGTGCTGGCCGGAGTGGGCAGCCGCGCCGTGGCCCTCACCCTCGACTACCTCTGCCTGGGGGCCGCGCTGACGGGGCTAGCCGTGGTCTACAGCTTTTTGCTGGTGCGGCTGCTGGCGGTGGACACGCTGCTGACGATTCCCAGCGAGACGGTGCAGCTGTGGATTACGGCGATCGCCGCCCTGCTGGCCTTTTTTCTCTACATCGGCTACTTTGCCCTGTTTGAAACCTGGTGGTACGGCCAGACCCCCGGCAAGCGCTACGCCAAAATCCGCGTGATTCGCGACGACGGGCAGCCCGAGCGCCTGCCCCAGGCCACTCTGCGATCGCTGCTGCGCCCCATCGACGACATTCTCTTCGTTGGCTTCTTTTGTGTGCTGCTGAGCAAAACCGAGAAGCGGTTAGGCGACTGGCTGGCCGGCACCCTGGTGGTGCAGATCGACGCGGTAACCCACGGCGAGGTGGGAGTGGCAGAGCGATCGCAGGCAATCGGCAAAGACCTGCTGGCCCTGGTCGATATCACCCGTCTCTCCCCCGACGACTGCGCCACCGTGCGCGAGTTCTTACAGCGGCGGCAGGCCATGAGCCCAAAAGCCAAGACCCTAGTCGGTGACCAACTCGCCCGCCGCTACAGAGATCAGCTTGCCCTAGCGACTCTCCCCACCGAGATGACCGCCGAAACCTTCCTGGAGGCGCTCTACTCTGCTTACCAGCAGGGGAAGTGA